CAAGGTTGTCCCCCGCCGCCCGGATAAAAAACAGTTTGATTGCATACTACAAATCGTTCTTGTATGGATAGAATATTTGCCGTACATTCTTTTCGATAACTATTCTCTGCATATAACTCTATCGTTGTCATTCAGGCCACCAGTCCCCTTGCAATGCCTTAATATCCGCGGTCAGCATGTCGACATGTTCTTTTTTCGTGGACCAACTTGTACAAAATCTCACAGCAGTGTGTGCATCATCGACTTTTTCCCAAAACGAAAATGAATACTTTTTGCCCAATTCCTTCAATACCTCATCCGGTAAAATGGGAAACTGCTGATTGGTTGGAGAATCATACCGGAAAGAAAAACCTTTTTCAGCGAATGCCTCTCGAATCATCATCGCCATTTCTACGGCATGATGCGAAATTTCATAGTACAAACCATCTTCAAACAAGGTTTCAAATTGGATCCCCAATAATCTCCCCTTAGCAAGTAACCCTCCCTTTTGCTTGATCAAATACCGAAAATCTTTTTTAAGGTCATCATTTATGATGACGACTGCTTCCCCAAACAATGCTCCAACTTTCGTTCCCCCGATATAGAACACATCACAAAGTCTTGCAATATCCGCCAAGGATAGATCGCTGTCTTTTGCAGCCAGGCCATATCCTAATCTGGCTCCATCCAAAATCAGCGGCAAACCACATTCCCGGCAAACCTTGCTCAATTCTTCCAGTTCGGATTTACTGTAGATCGTTCCATTCTCGGTAGGGTGGGAGATGTAAACTAAGCCTGGCTGCACCATATGCTCATGAGTACCATCATTCCAATGAGCATCAAATCGTTCTTTTACCTGTTCTGCTTTAATTTTTCCATCATCACTCGGCAAAGTAAGCACTTTATGACCCGTAGCTTCAATCGCTCCCGTTTCATGTACGGCGATATGACCTGTCATGGCCGCAATTGCTCCCTGATGCGGGCGCAATATGGAGGCGATGATCGTCGTATTCGTTTGTGTTCCTCCAACTAAAAAGTGTACATCTGCATTCTCCACATCACACGCTTTTCGAATATACGCCCTGGCTTTTTCACAGTGTTCATCCATACCATATCCGGCTGTCTGCTCTTCATTGGTTTCCCATAACCGTTCCAGAATTCTCTTGTGAGCACCTTCTGTATAATCATTTTCAAATCGAATCATCCTATATCCTCTCCGCCCGATCCAATTTCTTCTGTATGAACAGCATAGCCGCATGTATTTCTTTCATTTCTTTTTCTGATAGACCTTGGAATAATCTCACAATTTGTTCATCAGATTTTTCATTGAGCTGATGAAACAGAGCGGTCCCTTTGGGTGTCAATCGAATCAGACTCGTTCTGCTATCTGAGGTCGAATTCTCCTTAGAAAGCAGTCCGTCTTTACTAAGCTTGGCAATGATTCTACTCATGTAGCTCCGATCAATTTTAAGTTTGTCGACCAAATGGTTTGCAATACACTGCTCCATGAAACCAATCTCTAAAAGTACCCGTGCTTCCGTTAAAGAATATCCGGTTTCCAATACATGCTTATCCAAGACTCCGAGTATATTCGTGTAAAACTGGTTGAATTTCCGTATATCCGCAATGATAGTTTTATTCAGATTCATGGCGCCCTCCTTTTTAGTGGATTCAGTCAACAAAACTTTACTTCATTTAGTGGACTGCGTCAACAAAAAAACGATATGTAGCGGACCATATCCTGTCCAATAGCGTAAGGAGGCTGCCAGATGATCGGCAGCCTCCATGTACTGACATCCTTTTTCGGCGAGACCAAAGCTACACATTTTCTGAGTTCTTTCGTTTCAGTAAGACCTCTTTTTCGTACATCTCTCCCCAATCCCGCATGAGGTAGAGAATCGGTTTTAATGTTTCGCCAAAAGAAGTAAGAGAATATTCAACTTTTGGAGGAATCTCACGATATATTTCACGATGTACGATACCATCTTGCTCCAGTTCCCGAAGTTGCAGCGTTAACATGCGTTTTGTTGTAGCGGGCATAAGTCTTCCTAACTCGTTAAAACGTTTCGGTCCGGAAATTAAGTTATATAATATTTTGGCTTTCCATTTGCCGCCGATCACATCTACTGTAATTGCAACAGGACAAGCCTGGGTATCAGGACACTTTTCTGTTTTAACATCCTTCATCGTAACACCCCAATCTTTATAAGTATCAAATTGTATCCTATATGACAAATTTCATCCTATTCATCAAAAATGTGCGTACTTTTCATTTTATGTTATATAAAGTACCATTGGATTTGCAAATAAAAGACTGAATGTTTCTGCTTATCGCGCAATTCTCCTGTTTAACAGGCAATGTACGGATCACCTAGACATAGAGGAGAGAAGAGGATTCGATCATGCATGAACCTATTTTTAGGTAAAACAGATAAAAAGGAGTGACTTGAATGAAAGCGCAAATTATTCAATCTTTTGGTGCACCATCTGTATTTCAATATCAGGAAATTTCAAAACCTGAACGGAAACCTGGGCATGTACTTATTCAAGTAAAGGCTACAAGTGTTAATCCGATTGATACGAAAGTTCGCGCTGGTATAGTGCCTGCCGTTGCCCCCGAGTTTCCAGCAGTATTGCATGGAGATGTGGCAGGTGTGGTAGCTGCAGTGGGGGAAGGAGTAACTGAGTTTAAAATCGGAGATGAAGTGTTTGGATGCGCGGGTGGATTTAGGGGGACTGACGGCGGTGCACTTGCAGAGTTTATGTTGGCAGATGCCGATCTGCTTGCTCATAAACCAAAAAATTTGACGATGGAAGAAGCTGCTTCTTTGCCGCTTGTTTCCATTACCGCTTGGGAAGCATTATTTAACCGCGCAAGGCTTTTACCTGGACAAGAAATTTTGATCCATGGCGCCACCGGAGGCGTAGGACACGTCGCCATCCAACTGGCCAAATGGGGAGGTGCAACAGTCTATACGACTGCCTCTTCGCAAGAGAAGCTGGAGATTGGCGCGCGCCTTGGTGCTGATGTAACGATTAATTATCGAGAAGAAAGCGTTCACGACTATGTACAAAAATATACAAACGGAAAAGGATTTGCCGTCGTGTTTGACACGGTCGGGGGTGAAAATCTTGATCGCTCTTTTGAGGCGGCAGCGGTACATGGAACGGTAATCGCCATCGCTGCTCGTTCGACCCATGACCTCTCTCCGGTGCATTCGAAGGGACTATCTCTTCATGTTACCTTTATGTTGTTGAAGATACTAAATAAGGACATGCGTAAACAATATGGAGAAATTTTGAAGAAGGTAGCCGGGGTGGTTGAGGAAGGGAAACTGCGTCCGCTATTGGATTCAAACATTTTTACATTTGATGAAGTGTCAAAAGCCCATGAGTACATGGAGTCTGGCAAGGCGATCGGAAAAATTGTTTTGAAAAATAGCTGGTAATAGTACCGCAAATTTGAAATGTCTTGACAGCACAGCTTGGCGGAGCACGCCGACGCTGGGAGCGTCGAGCCGGAAAATCTTGCAGACAGTGAAACTAATAAGAATCAGTTAAGCGGCCTTCGTCCAGAATTTGATGGGACGAAAGGCCGTTTCCTTTTGCATGAAATCGCTCGTTATTCTTTCCGTTTCTGTGTTCAAGTGCAAAGCTGGCTTCATACTCCCGAGCGAACGAAATGAAACATCTGTTTTATTCAGACGTCTGTATAGAGGAAATCAAAGGAAAAGCCAGTATTGAGGCGAGGAAGAAGATAGGGAGGCTGCGTATGCGTACGATGTTACTCTTGGCACTGCTGCTGGCAGGGGGAGCCCTTCTTTTTACCAAAGGGCTGTATGTTGAATGGGCAGAAATGATCGTCGTCGTGTTGGCGTCCTGTATGATTGCGGTTATCATCCATGCCGCGTACGGAAAACGGAATGGTTTTTCTCGAATTCTGGCTGCGTTCAGTGCATTTGGACTTTATTGGGCTTTTTCCCTGTTTGATCTCACCAGCGATCACTATTTGTACTACCTTCCTCAGGAGGGAGTATTTTATGATGGCAGACCCTTGACCCTGGGGGAAAAAATGAATGAATTTGTTGATGATCTCTTTGTATGGAGCTGGGTTGCTCCATTGGTGTCGGGGAGTCTCTCGCTTCTGTTTGCAAGGAGCAAGACGTGAAGTTGACTGCGGGAAAGCACCAGCACCCGTTATTTGGGAAATGAATTTCTGCTTTGCGGGCTTGGAAAAAAGCAGATGAGCGTGCTATCCTGACAGCAAGTCGGGACCCGATCGGATAAAAAACGTCTTACGACAGACAAACAGGAGGGACAGATGATCGACACCCATCCAACAACAGACACGCTCATCCTCGTGGTTCATGAAATTTACGGCCAAAACTCCCACATGATGCATGTTTGCCAGCAATTGACAGCGGCAGGTTATGCGGTCCTGTGCCCCAATCTATTGGAGCGGGAGTCTCCGTATGAATACGCGGAAGAAGCAGAGGCCTACCGCAGCTTTATGGAAAACGTGGGGTTTTTGCGGGCCGCAGAAAAAATAAAGAGCGTGCTGCGAGAGCAAAAAGGACGTTACGCTCGTGTGTTTCTCGTCGGATACAGCGCCGGCGCGACGGTAAGCTGGCTCTTGAGCGAAGAAGAGGGACTCGCCGGCATCGTGGGATTTTACGGTTCGCGGATTCGGAACTATCCGGACCAATCGCCGCGGTGTCCGGCCCTGCTTTTCTTTCCGGAAGAGGAGCGGTCCTTTGATGTGGACGAGTTGATCGCGCAATTGTCCGGGAGAGAGATGGTGAAGGTCTGCCAGTTGGCCGGCCGGCACGGATTCAGCGACCCGTATTCTCCTGCATACCAAGAGTCTTCGGCAAGGCAAGCGCACGAAAAGATGCTTCGTTTTATTTTATAACCAAGCCTTTTTTAAGAGCTTCACGCCAAGCCGGATTTCCTCACATGACAAATTATTAAAACCAAGTCTCACCATCGGTCTATCGGTTTTGTTTTTAATGAAGAAAGGCGAGGTAGGATAGACCTTCACCCCCTGAATGGACGCTTGTTGAATGAGCCAATCTTCTGAACGCTCCAAGTGTACCTTGACTAACACGTACAAACCGGACTGCTCGCCAATAATGGATATATGTTCCCCGAAATGATTCCTTAATGCAAAAACCAAGTCCTGCATCTTTCGTTTATAGACGAGACGCATGCGTTTGATATGGCGATTCCATTCGCCTTCTTCCATAAACTTCGCCATGGCGAATTGGCTAAGCAGTGAAGTGGTGCTCTCGAAAGGTGTGAATTGAGTTTTGTAGCTGGTTAAAAGTGGCTGCGGCAGCACCATATAACTGAGGCGAATTCCCGGCAGAAAGCATTTTGAGAAATTTCCCAGATAGATCACTCTCGTAGAATCGATGGAAGCGAGAGCGGGAAATGGTTGCTGGGTATAGCGAAATTCACTGTCATAATCGTCTTCGATAATATATCCCTGCATCTTGTTTGCCCAATGGATCAGGGCATGCCTTTGTTGTATGGACATGCTTACCCCGTATGGACTGTGATGGGACGGCGCCACATAGATCAGCCGCGATTTTCTGCGCTCCAAATGTGAAAAATCGGCACCTGTCTCATACACGGGCAGGGTTTCAAGCGCAAAGCCGTTTAATCGAAAAGCTTCCCGAGCGCCGTCATAACCGGGGTCCTCCACGATAATGCCAGAAAAATCACGTTTCAGGACAAGACCGAGATACACCAGCATTTGCTGGGTGCTGCTTCCGATGATGATCGCATCTGGATCTGTTCTCACCCCGCGAGACTGGAGCAGATATGCCGCGATTTGTTCGCGCAGGCACCTTTCGCCAAAAGGCTCCCCGTATCGAAAGCTGTCCTTTTCCGACAATACTTGGTTCGAGATCCTCCTCCACGTCTTTACAGGGAAGTGCGATTGATCGACGACGTCTGCGCGGAAATCAATGCGCACAGGCGGCACCGTCTCTGTTTGCTTATGCGTAAAAGAGCTGCGAGCCTCTTGAAACAAAAGGGGCTCAATTTCATTTGCAAAATACCCTTTTCGGCCCTCTCCCCGAATATACCCTTCAGCAACAAGCTGTTCATATGCCATTAATGTTGTATTGCGGCTTACCTGTAAGGAATCGGCAAGTTGACGGATGGAGGGCAATGGCTCATCCGCTTTGATGTCGCCCTGCTCAATAAATGATTTCAATTTCTCGTAGATTT
This sequence is a window from Brevibacillus composti. Protein-coding genes within it:
- a CDS encoding threonine aldolase family protein; the encoded protein is MIRFENDYTEGAHKRILERLWETNEEQTAGYGMDEHCEKARAYIRKACDVENADVHFLVGGTQTNTTIIASILRPHQGAIAAMTGHIAVHETGAIEATGHKVLTLPSDDGKIKAEQVKERFDAHWNDGTHEHMVQPGLVYISHPTENGTIYSKSELEELSKVCRECGLPLILDGARLGYGLAAKDSDLSLADIARLCDVFYIGGTKVGALFGEAVVIINDDLKKDFRYLIKQKGGLLAKGRLLGIQFETLFEDGLYYEISHHAVEMAMMIREAFAEKGFSFRYDSPTNQQFPILPDEVLKELGKKYSFSFWEKVDDAHTAVRFCTSWSTKKEHVDMLTADIKALQGDWWPE
- a CDS encoding MarR family winged helix-turn-helix transcriptional regulator — translated: MNLNKTIIADIRKFNQFYTNILGVLDKHVLETGYSLTEARVLLEIGFMEQCIANHLVDKLKIDRSYMSRIIAKLSKDGLLSKENSTSDSRTSLIRLTPKGTALFHQLNEKSDEQIVRLFQGLSEKEMKEIHAAMLFIQKKLDRAERI
- a CDS encoding winged helix-turn-helix transcriptional regulator, whose protein sequence is MKDVKTEKCPDTQACPVAITVDVIGGKWKAKILYNLISGPKRFNELGRLMPATTKRMLTLQLRELEQDGIVHREIYREIPPKVEYSLTSFGETLKPILYLMRDWGEMYEKEVLLKRKNSENV
- a CDS encoding zinc-dependent alcohol dehydrogenase family protein, yielding MKAQIIQSFGAPSVFQYQEISKPERKPGHVLIQVKATSVNPIDTKVRAGIVPAVAPEFPAVLHGDVAGVVAAVGEGVTEFKIGDEVFGCAGGFRGTDGGALAEFMLADADLLAHKPKNLTMEEAASLPLVSITAWEALFNRARLLPGQEILIHGATGGVGHVAIQLAKWGGATVYTTASSQEKLEIGARLGADVTINYREESVHDYVQKYTNGKGFAVVFDTVGGENLDRSFEAAAVHGTVIAIAARSTHDLSPVHSKGLSLHVTFMLLKILNKDMRKQYGEILKKVAGVVEEGKLRPLLDSNIFTFDEVSKAHEYMESGKAIGKIVLKNSW
- a CDS encoding dienelactone hydrolase family protein produces the protein MIDTHPTTDTLILVVHEIYGQNSHMMHVCQQLTAAGYAVLCPNLLERESPYEYAEEAEAYRSFMENVGFLRAAEKIKSVLREQKGRYARVFLVGYSAGATVSWLLSEEEGLAGIVGFYGSRIRNYPDQSPRCPALLFFPEEERSFDVDELIAQLSGREMVKVCQLAGRHGFSDPYSPAYQESSARQAHEKMLRFIL
- the pdxR gene encoding MocR-like pyridoxine biosynthesis transcription factor PdxR, with protein sequence MKNTIFTFHDRSPKYKQIYEKLKSFIEQGDIKADEPLPSIRQLADSLQVSRNTTLMAYEQLVAEGYIRGEGRKGYFANEIEPLLFQEARSSFTHKQTETVPPVRIDFRADVVDQSHFPVKTWRRISNQVLSEKDSFRYGEPFGERCLREQIAAYLLQSRGVRTDPDAIIIGSSTQQMLVYLGLVLKRDFSGIIVEDPGYDGAREAFRLNGFALETLPVYETGADFSHLERRKSRLIYVAPSHHSPYGVSMSIQQRHALIHWANKMQGYIIEDDYDSEFRYTQQPFPALASIDSTRVIYLGNFSKCFLPGIRLSYMVLPQPLLTSYKTQFTPFESTTSLLSQFAMAKFMEEGEWNRHIKRMRLVYKRKMQDLVFALRNHFGEHISIIGEQSGLYVLVKVHLERSEDWLIQQASIQGVKVYPTSPFFIKNKTDRPMVRLGFNNLSCEEIRLGVKLLKKAWL